The nucleotide window atttaaccaaaattgaaagcacacatactaactaaaataattcaacacatattggtccctcagcagccgaccactgtcgtcatcagggaagattgccggattgtcccagtccatggctggtggcactctgggggccctctccttcctcaggcaggccacattgtggaggacagcacaagccacagtaatatcacatgccctaacagggctgacccttaatttgtgaaggcagtgaaagcgtgccttcaggaggccaaaggtcatttcaactctggccctggtcctggcatgggcatggttgtaggcctgctgtgcttcctgggggtctgtgaaaggtgtcaggagaaaaggctggcagccataccccctgtctcccagcaacacaccagagaattcacctgtcaacacaaaatctcatcattactacctcataaacacagtgatattcttgacacagccatgatggttataaataggggttgtgtggcttaccttgtgataggcactgatagatttcagaggcccgaaagattctggagtcatggactgagccaggccattttgccacaacattgctgatcacacagtcagcattgcagaccatctgaaatcataagatgaggaatattacaccaatcaatgcacatcactggcaatgcagagtgttcgtcaatggacaatatcaaaaagttatgttcacctgaacattaatgctgtgaaaggatttcctattcacaaaatcggcctcatgggcacctgagggggcttttatccttatgtgtgtgcagtccactgcaccaatgacattggggaaacctgtcacacaaagtaatgagtatcctactatgtgttaacagttgtcctgtaatttgtagatcctcttacctgcaatcctatagaactcctctttgatgtcacagagtcttctgtggccagggaaggagatgaagacatctgctaatgctttgatagccagacacacactccttattgtgctgcaaattgtggccttgttcagctgttctgcatcccccactgagtacaggaaggctccactagcaaaaaagcgcaaggccacacaaaccatttgctccacactcagtgcatggctccgtgcagtgcggtgcttaatcctgggacccagtagtctgcatagatacctgatgccatctgcagaaaacctgtatctttcatatagatggtcatcagggaaggccagtgggtccaaccggtccctgaagaccctttctcgcctgaaggctctcctcagcacaagtgcttcttcatccaccacatctcgcacgaatgggcatgccattgtcagagcagaaaggaacacacaattttgggccttcatataggctagtggccacacctggtgctgggggggtgggcaaaagagggcgatgccttataacgatgacttggttgtactgattgctgggaaaataaaaaaaaccttagaaagatgccaccgtcctgtgtgctcacaataagagctcatatgtcatggctcacttgactttacgagaatatacctaatttttattttgagctgtgtcatcttcttggagctgggggaggaaagaaaaataatgattaatacatttgtgttacagttagcatacagtgtacattgaaggcatatctcacctccctctcaagtttttttatttcaaggtccagtttcctaattgtcctcttttttatttcggactccagtgcaagattttccatctttttcttcttgtactgaatgtctatgtctgccagttctatttggcgccggaggtggttgccatacaactttctgatagcttgtgagctctgtgaacacaatacaattagcgcagctggaatttggcaggatgtggtgtccttttattaatacgcactatgttgccaggctggttttcccactgtatagcatctgggtcctgtaaaagaaattagattttttgattttgatgaggactcctcaccattgtagagtaaatagtactttcacagtcttaacatgatacctcatgccttctggaatccagagagatggtctcctcctcatcatcgtctccatcatgtgctgttgctgctgcactggggccttcaccctatcacatttaatcggattcatattgaagctagtagacaagacatgccaggcctacagtatgcctttgatggagtactcactggatcagcatcgtctggtgcttgtgctggtggctctaacaggaacacagtgctgccagacactgcaaggcaataggtaaaccaaagtcagacagtccaaattgattcaatatgaatgtggttgtatcccatgtagagatggaaggacataccttgaacaaagcaggtaaaccatcagctcctttcgaaactgaagtcacagtgactctacaagatggaaagcacagaatccaagcatattatacaaaatgatacatacacattcaaaggtctgtatataacacaccctgcatgtctgcacactaaaataaatgcaggacaaatccatacacatcaactgaacagacaaatgaatggatgcagtagcctccctgcagccttgtattacacacagtataccgcacaaacatcataagaggccaaattcgtcaaaaaacgaacccaaaaaaacccaaattcttctgccaccgcaggacatatttaaccaaaattgaaagcacacatactaactaaaataattcaacacatattggtccctcagcagccgaccactgtcgtcatcagggaagattgccggattgtcccagtccatggctggtggcactctgggggccctctccttcctcaggcaggccacattgtggaggacagcacaagccacagtaatatcacatgccctaacagggctgacccttaatttgtgaaggcagtgaaagcgtgccttcaggaggccaaaggtcatttcaactctggccctggtcctggcatgggcatggttgtaggcctgctgtgcttcctgggggtctgtgaaaggtgtcaggagaaaaggctggcagccataccccctgtctcccagcaacacaccagagaattcacctgtcaacacaaaatctcatcattactacctcataaacacagtgatattcttgacacagccatgatggttataaataggggttgtgtggcttaccttgtgataggcactgatagatttcagaggcccgaaagattctggagtcatggactgagccaggccattttgccacaacattgctgatcacacagtcagcattgcagaccatctgaaatcataagatgaggaatattacaccaatcaatgcacatcactggcaatgcagagtgttcgtcaatggacaatatcaaaaagttatgttcacctgaacattaatgctgtgaaaggatttcctattcacaaaatcggcctcatgggcacctgagggggcttttatccttatgtgtgtgcagtccactgcaccaatgacattggggaaacctgtcacacaaagtaatgagtatcctactatgtgttaacagttgtcctgtaatttgtagatcctcttacctgcaatcctatagaactcctctttgatgtcacagagtcttctgtggccagggaaggagatgaagacatctgctaatgctttgatagccagacacacactccttattgtgctgcaaattgtggccttgttcagctgttctgcatcccccactgagtacaggaaggctccactagcaaaaaagcgcaaggccacacaaaccatttgctccacactcagtgcatggctccgtgcagtgcggtgcttaatcctgggacccagtagtctgcatagatacctgatgccatctgcagaaaacctgtatctttcatatagatggtcatcagggaaggccagtgggtccaaccggtccctgaagaccctttctcgcctgaaggctctcctcagcacaagtgcttcttcatccaccacatctcgcacgaatgggcatgccattgtcagagcagaaaggaacacacaattttgggccttcatataggctagtggccacacctggtgctgggggggtgggcaaaagagggcgatgccttataacgatgacttggttgtactgattgctgggaaaataaaaaaaaccttagaaagatgccaccgtcctgtgtgctcacaataagagctcatatgtcatggctcacttgactttacgagaatatacctaatttttattttgagctgtgtcatcttcttggagctgggggaggaaagaaaaataatgattaatacatttgtgttacagttagcatacagtgtacattgaaggcatatctcacctccctctcaagtttttttatttcaaggtccagtttcctaattgtcctcttttttatttcggactccagtgcaagattttccatctttttcttcttgtactgaatgtctatgtctgccagttctatttggcgccggaggtggttgccatacaactttctgatagcttgtgagctctgtgaacacaatacaattagcgcagctggaatttggcaggatgtggtgtccttttattaatacgcactatgttgccaggctggttttcccactgtatagcatctgggtcctgtaaaagaaattagattttttgattttgatgaggactcctcaccattgtagagtaaatagtactttcacagtcttaacatgatacctcatgccttctggaatccagagagatggtctcctcctcatcatcgtctccatcatgtgctgttgctgctgcactggggccttcaccctatcacatttaatcggattcatattgaagctagtagacaagacatgccaggcctacagtatgcctttgatggagtactcactggatcagcatcgtctggtgcttgtgctggtggctctaacaggaacacagtgctgccagacactgcaaggcaataggtaaaccaaagtcagacagtccaaattgattcaatatgaatgtggttgtatcccatgtagagatggaaggacataccttgaatgaagcgggtggcatcttgggaggaacctatgctcgtctctttccccccagggatcccctctaagacgggcctgcctttatttagctccaaggccatgtcctctgctggggtaaggtcagcctttggtgacccaccacccgtgccttgtctgtgggtattctttttcactgctaaaacagtacagacaatgtgtgagcaggcaccttctgggtacaatatatgcttgtgctttgttaaatattagtcagggaccataccattctgcagaatgttcttgtatttgattttgacctgctgccatgtccgttttggcccgttcatgtttaatctacacacacacacacacacacacacacacacatttaatggagtcacactgcaaaaaattacttggtatttttgtcttgttttcagtaaaaatatcaaaaaatttatcatagctttatacagtgtgatggagttactttacacaatttcactcatatctgcagtgcatttcaattaaaaatttaaccgtttcataattacagtacaactgcatttttggagatgtgaattaaatatttgaattgtaattgtgatgtttcagcggagcggtgagtgtgtaattgtgcactacttacgcattcaggcggtctgcaatactttgccacgctttttctctttgctttatcactgtggcggtgttgcctttcttcttaattatatcttttacctcctcgtatgcctccatgaggatttgtgcttccgacggggaaaagtacgcggctctagttgccatggtaaatcagttaatctgtgatctgtggcggggtctatttgagtgagccgtgagcgcgcacctatccaggattggtttcacctggcttaatgaatccgtgtctgctcatcctggcttggtctttgtgcaaccaattaagcctggacgcacatgttttggcttcattgagctcagctgagtcatttatcccggatgtcttaattctacttttgtgcaacaggccccaggactgtagcttcgttggtttttgtttgtttattgttttgttcgtattgaagaagtattctaataaatatggatacataccacgctgcgctttggtcctcctctccttctaccgacggAAGCCGTTACAAAATGGTTGtgttatgcaacagaatagagtattcttaactattgtgtgtgtgttctactgaggatgggcctctgggaggtaacactgacagaggagatttacgatgtcttttgggtgataaaacctaaagagcattccagagcatgagttaatgtttctgttctataccgtaccagggagagatggttcCAGTTTGGAGTCAGAGGGCCAGacacaatgaaaactgttgacacagcagatactgtctgctatgtattatagatatctttcatacaaatcttaaccttgtgacccattctatatacagtggggagaacaagtatttgatacactgccgattttgcaggttttcctacttacaaagcatgtagaggtccgtaatttttatcataggtacacttcaactgtgagagacggaatctagaaaatccagaaaatcacattgtatgatttttaagtaattcatttgcattttattgcatgacataagtatttgatcacctaccaaccagtaagaattccggctctcacagacctgttagtttttctttaagaagccctcctgttctccactcattacctgtattaactgcacctgtttgaactcgttacctgtataaaagacacctgtccacacactcaatcaaacagactccaacctctccacaatggccaagaccagagagctgtgtaaggacatcagggataaaattgtagacctgtacaaggctgggatgggctacaggacaataggcaatcagcttggtgagaaggcaacaactgttcaagatgacggtcaatcaacctcggtctggggctccatgcaagatctcacctcgtggggcatcaatgatcatgaggaaggtgagggatcagcccagaactacacggcaggacctggtcaatgacctgaggagagctgggaccacagtctcaaagaaaaccattagtaacacactacgccgtcatggattaaaatcctgcagcgcacgcaaggtccccctgctcaagccagcgcttgtccaggcccgtctgaagtttgccaatgaccacctggatgatccagaagaggaatggagaaggtcatgtggactgatgagacaaaaatagagctttttggtctaaactccactcgccgtgtttggaggaagaagaaggatgagtacaacccccaagaacaccatcccaaccgtgaaacatggaggtggaaacgtcattctttggggatgcttttctgcaaaggggacaggatgactgcaccgtattgaggggaggatggatggggccatgtatcgcgagatcttggccaacaacctccttccctcagtaagagcattgaagatgggtcgtggctgggtcttccagcatgacaacgacccgaaacacacagccagggcaactaaggagtggctccgtaagaagcatctcaaggtcctggagtggcctagccagtctccagacctgaacccaatagaaaatctttggagggagctgaaagtccgtattgcccagcgacagccccgaaacctgaaggatctggagaaggtctgtatggaggagtgggccaaaatccctgctgcagtgtgtgcaaacctggtcaagaactacaggaaacgtatgatctctgtaattgcaaacaaaggtttctgtaccaaatattaagttctgcttttctgatgtatcaaatacttatgtcatgcaataaaatgcaaattaattacttaaaattcatacaatgtgattttctggatgtttgttttagattctgcctctcacagttgaagtgtacctatgataaaaattacagacctctacatgctttgtaagtagtaaaacctgcaaaatcggcagtgtatcaatacttgttctccccactgtatctcttgttcgtcatgtaggttgacaggggtgtatcttggctataaaatactgttgtctcggggctctcaacgaatcatttGACCATGAATCGTTGACCAGCCATGACCAGacatcattatcgtagagcacttAATCGATTAACTTTATATGTGTGCGTtctattgacctgctcccttatttatttatttttaacagtatttttattggaatttcacaattttcacccATATTAAGAGATACAACAACAGAGGCAAAGCAAAAAAAAACAGCACTCACTTACACATACCtgcgcatatatatatatacatatacatatacatacatacacacacatacacacccacacacacgcacaccattttcctctcccctcttctctcaccccatccccatCATTGCATCtctcaatacatacattttaaacaaacttacaaacagaaattaaacaaaaaagctCAGTTTAAACTAAGAAGTTAGGTTCCACACATGGAACGTACAGTGTAATTCTGAAATACATAGATCACCACCATTCTAAGACAATCCTTGCAGCATAATAGCTGATACCTCAGGTTCTAGGTAATTTAGATAGGGTTCCCATACTTTGTAGAACTGATCTGTTTTAGAATGCAATGTACATGTCAAATATTCCAGAGGCACCCATTCAAATAGTGTCTTATGCCAatctttaatagaaggaaccttatCAGTAATCCACTGTAAAATGATGTTTTTCCTTGCTGCAAAGGTACCCACAGAAGTAACATGCCTACGAGGGAGACCCAACAGTAAAGAAACTGGGTCCAATTCTAGATCAACCCCTAGGATCTTTTCAATTTCTTGCAGAACACCAGACCAGTATCTTTGTATTTTGGTACATAACCATAAACAATGTGTTAGGGTGCCAGTATCAGTTTTGCATTTAAgacactgaggagaagaggaagaggggctaaAAGCATGTCTGCGATTTGGGGATATATGCAATCTGTGTATTACTCTTAATTGAATTGCTCTAGTACGATTACATATAGATATTGTTTTTGCATATCTCCAAATGTCCTCCCACATCTCTTCGTCAATAGTAACAGACAATTCTTTCTCCCACACTTGTTTCACCCTCTGTGTGTCGACAGCAGAAAAGGACCTTAAAGCATCATAAAACAGACATTTTCCTTTGTGGAAAAAAAAGCATtctttcaatgacagacatatcagggttaccaaTTAAGGTGGTGCTCTTCACAATATAATGTCTTACTTGTAGGAAGCGGAAAAAGTCCTGCTTTGGGAGTCGATATTTCTCCACCATCTGCTCAAATGACAATACAATCTTATCAGCAAATAAGTCATTTAGTCTGCATATGCCCTTATTAAGCCAAAAGTTAAAGCCAGCATCCAGCAATCCTGGACCAAAATCTGGGTTGTTAAGAATTGGGGTAAGAGCAGAGGTTAGTTTGGACCTTCCGAGGAAGCGCTGAACTGACCTCCATACTTTGAGTGTGTTAAGTGTAATATGATTATTGCAGTGATCTTCTACAGACTTGAAACTTCTGAAAAAGAAAAGATCCTGTAAGGGGTATTTTGAAAGAGAAGTCTCAATGTCTAACCAAATAGAGGAGTCATCGTTTGTGATCCAATCAGAAATATAACATAGATGGGCACGCCACTGATAGAACCTGATATTGGGCAGATACAAGCCCCCCATAGAACTTGGCAGCTGCAATATTGCCATCTTAAGTCTTGGCTTGCGTTTACTCCATATAAAGGAACTTAGCCATCCATTTACATCCTTTATTACCTTATTGGAGAGTAATACTGGGATCATTTGGATTGGGTAAAGTAGTCTAggtaaaatgttcattttcaagAGGGATATTCTACCCAACCAAGAAATTGGGAGAGAGTTCCAGCGCTCCAGATCCTGTCTTATTGTATCAAACAAGGGAACAAAATTGTCTTTGTACATTTACTGGAATTTAGGAGTTACAAATATACCCAGATACGTAAAACCTGAGGGAGAGCATTtaaaagggaaggggggagaagtattaggtacagagtgaaggttaccaagtggcatagcctctgatttagttaagttaatcttgtaccctgagaattcgctgaataattcaataatattaataagagATGTAGTTGAAGTCTCGGGATTAGAGCTGAATATCAGGACATCATCTGCATACAAGCTTATTTTATGGTGAACATCACCAATGAGCAGCCCCTGTATAGCAGGCGTTACCCTGATGGCCTCGGCCAGTGGTTCCATAACGAGTGCAAATAGGAGAGGGGACAAAggacagccctgtctggtacctcTGTATATAGAGAAGCTATTTGACCTTAGCCCATTAGTAAGGACAGCAGCCTGAGGATCATCATATAAAACTTTCACCCATTTTATAAAGTTGTCCCCCAGACCAAATTTATTTAGAGCAAAGAATAGGTAAGACCACTCCACACGATCAAATGCTTTCTCAGCATCTAGGGTGAGCACAAGACCATCCCTAGCACTTTGTTGGTAGGCTTGAATTACATTAAGAAGCCGCCTGACATTGTTACATGACTTACGGCCCTTAATGAAGCTAGTTTGGTCTCCTTTCACAATTAGTGGCAGTGAGTCCTCTAATCTTGTGGCTAGAATTTTAGAAAGCAATTTTCTATCCACATTCAGAAGGGAAATTGGTCTGTACAAGGAACAAGACTCTGGACATTTTCCCTTTTTGAGAATAAGTGATATGTTGGCTTACCTCAGCGTTTGAGGGAGCTGGTCATTTGAAAATGAGTGGTTAAACATATCACACAATGGCTCAAGGATCAGGCCATGGAACTCTTTATAGAACTCACTACAAAACCCGTCTGGTCCTGGGGCCTTACCATTTTGCAGATTCTTAATTGCGAACATTATCTCTTCCTCGGTAATAGGGGCATTAAGGAGAGACCTCTGTTCTTCGGAGATAGTAGGGAGCTCAATCTTAGAAAAGAAGTTCTCCATTAATTTGGGTGCATCATTTGGCAGTTCTGAGGCATAAAGATTTGCATAAAATTTCTTAAATTAGTCATTTAtcaatttattttcatataaaTGATTGCCATCAGAATCAGTAATAGTAGCAATTGACTGTGAGTCAGCTCTCTTTTTAGCTAGGTACGCCAAGTACTTTCCTGGCTTATCGCCATGTTCATGTAGCTTTTGCCTGACAAATCTCATTTTCTTTTCAGCGtcctgtgttaggagagagtccaaCGTTGATCTAAGAACTGATATTTCCTTTAATAGGGCAGGAGTGGGAGTTTTAATATAGTCCTTCTCTTTAGTTCCTAATTCACCCTCTAACGTTTTTTGCTTTTAACGCTTTTTCCACCTCTTAGTGGCTGTGTATGACATAATCAGACCCCTGGCGTACGCTTTATAGGTTTCCCAAAGGAGCGAGGGGTTATCTGTTGAttgagagttaatatagaaaaATGCTTTAAACTCTGTAATAAAATATGATGTGAATGTATGGTCTTTAAGGATGGTTGTATTCAATCTCCAATGTCTTGACAGATTGAACGCCCCATTGAGTTTTATGTCCAGGATCACCTCTGCATGATCAGATATGACTATGCTTCCTATCCTAGCGGATAAAACAGACTGCAAAGACGTCCTGGGCATAAAAAAGTAATCTATTCTAGTCTGACATCCATGAGGTGCAGAGAAAAAAGTGAACTCTCTGTTGGAGGGGTGAAAAGTTA belongs to Salvelinus alpinus chromosome 28, SLU_Salpinus.1, whole genome shotgun sequence and includes:
- the LOC139557522 gene encoding myb/SANT-like DNA-binding domain-containing protein 4 isoform X2, with product MATRAAYFSPSEAQILMEAYEEVKDIIKKKGNTATVIKQREKAWQSIADRLNALNMNGPKRTWQQVKIKYKNILQNAVKKNTHRQGTGGGSPKADLTPAEDMALELNKGRPVLEGIPGGKETSIGSSQDATRFIQVSGSTVFLLEPPAQAPDDADPGEGPSAAATAHDGDDDEEETISLDSRRHEDPDAIQWENQPGNISSQAIRKLYGNHLRRQIELADIDIQYKKKKMENLALESEIKKRTIRKLDLEIKKLERELQEDDTAQNKN
- the LOC139557521 gene encoding putative nuclease HARBI1, with translation MKAQNCVFLSALTMACPFVRDVVDEEALVLRRAFRRERVFRDRLDPLAFPDDHLYERYRFSADGIRYLCRLLGPRIKHRTARSHALSVEQMVCVALRFFASGAFLYSVGDAEQLNKATICSTIRSVCLAIKALADVFISFPGHRRLCDIKEEFYRIAGFPNVIGAVDCTHIRIKAPSGAHEADFVNRKSFHSINVQMVCNADCVISNVVAKWPGSVHDSRIFRASEIYQCLSQGEFSGVLLGDRGYGCQPFLLTPFTDPQEAQQAYNHAHARTRARVEMTFGLLKARFHCLHKLRVSPVRACDITVACAVLHNVACLRKERAPRVPPAMDWDNPAIFPDDDSGRLLRDQYVLNYFS